In Haliscomenobacter hydrossis DSM 1100, the DNA window AATTGTACCGCATCGATCAGACCGGTAAAAGGGCAGAAATGTAAGTTCGGCCTATAGATATACAGACAAAAACAGCGCAACTTGTGATACTATGCATAAGTTGCGCTATTTTTTTTCAATAAACTATAAAAATAGTTGATCAACTACAAAAATAGTTGTATCCTTGTGGCATACCATCTGCAAGCATATGAAACGACTTACCCGCAAAGAAGAAGAACTCATGCAAGCCCTCTGGAAACTGGAGCGCGCTTTTGTAAAAGACGTCATCGAGCTACTGCCTGAACCAAAGCCGCATTACAACACCGTTTCTACAGTGATTCGCAAGCTGGTCAGCCAAGGATATCTCGGCCACGAGGACTTTGGGGGTACCCACCGTTATTTCCCAAAAATCAGTAAAGAAGGCTATCAACGGCAGTTTCTGGGGGATTCAATGGCGGCTTATTTTGACAATTCTTACAAGAACATGGTCGCATTTTTTGCCCGTGAGAAAAAAATTACACCGGAAGAGTTGAAAGACATTTTAAAATCCATTGAAAACGGAGGGGAATAAACCTGTTATTTACCCCTTCTCATCGCAATACCTATGCCAGTTCAATTGTCTACTTACTTGCTGGAATCAGCGCTGCTGCTGCTTTGTTGCGTTACAGGCTATTGGTTGTTATTTCGACGCAGTACTTTTTTGCACTGGAACCGGATGGTTTTGTGGTGCCTGCTGATGGGCAGCGTGGTACTACCCTTGATCCACTTGCCTGAAGATTGGACAGTGTGGCAAAAGCCCCAACTGACGCTTAAACCAACCCAGATGGAACCTCTTCTTGCGGTTGATGCGCGCCAGCCAGAAGCAATGCATAGCACAACACCAGCCCACGCTGAAGCAGTGACGATGCCTGTTTCAACGCCAATTGATTATGCAAGGGTCTTGTTTTTTGTTTACTTGAGCGGAGTCATCATGATGGGACTTCGTCTGCTTGTACAAGTATTATCGTTGTTGAAACTATACCGTAAAGCACGCATTGAAAAAAGGGACGGCTACCGCTTGGCCATTTGCCAAGGGGGGCTGTCTCCTTTTGCTTTCGGATCGGTCATTTTTATCCCAGAGTCATTGTATGCAACGCCGGAATTTGAGTTGGTGCTGACCCACGAACTGGCTCACGTCCGCCAGCGACATACGCTGGATCTTCTCCTCGCAGAATTGACCCTGATCTGGCAATGGTTCAACCCCGGGGCCTGGCTGTATCGCCGTTTGTTAGAAGTCAACCTGGAATATCTGGCGGACCGCAACGTATTGCAGCAGCATGCAGACAAAAAACGGTACCAGCTTAGTTTGTTGAGTTGGGTAAATGGTGAACACGTAAATACACTTTCTACTTCGTACAGTTTTTCGTTGATCAAACAACGAATTTTGATGATGAATCAAAAACCTTCACCCCGCACTTATGCATTGCGGTATGCCTTGATTGGGATTTTGTTGCCTTCATTGCCGATGTTTAATCGACCAATCACCCCACCTGAAAGCATCGTGACCAATAAAGATTATTCCTTAAACACGATTGAGGCAACGCGTTTTTCTCAGAAGCAAACATTAAGAGTGAACAAACCGCAACTGGATCCGACAAAAGCCGCTCAGCCCCCCGTCCCTTCTCCTAACAAAATAAGGCCTGCAGTGTTGCCAACGTCATCGCTAAGCAATGTAAGGCTGCCATTCTATATTTTAATTGGCAACAATACAACAGAAAAAGACCTGGAAAAACTCAAAAAAGTGCCTATTCTAGAGGGCCACAGGATTGAATACGAAAAAGAAAATGGAGTCATCCATACAATACGGATCGTAACAAATACCGGATCATGCGGAATCCAGAGAGCAGAATGGACGGGCGAGCTTCCAGGAATGCTAGAGATTTCGGGTAAAGGCGGATGTGGAGCAGGACCCAGTGTTCAAGATTTTAATTTTTTATTGTCGGCCAATTGGGATTCCATCCGAGTGTACGCTACAGGTTTTAAAGTGACCAAGCGATACATTAGCAAGATCATACCCAAAGCGGTAGCACTGCAAGAAAACGCAATAAAAAATCGATTGAAGGCATTGGAAAACATGAATTGGGTAGACGAACGAGAACATGGAAGCACCCAAATTATTAAATTCGATGAGCCTAATAAGCAATACCTTCGGAATCAAGTGCAAAAATGCATCACTGAAAATAAGCAGTTGGTGATCAGGATCAATGATGGAGAACCTCAAACAAACTTACCCGTACTGGAGGAGCTAAAACTCAAACAAATCCTGATACGTGAAAAACACCAATACTCCTACGAACCCGGCACACTCAACTTAATCAACGTCAAATGGATTGGCCTGAAATTGGACATTTACACAGAGTGATTTTTCCATCAGCAACCACCATTTCCTATAATTTTTCTCCAACCAAAAAAATTAACACGATGAATAGAAAACCTTCCTGCAAATTTTACGCAATGCGCTTCGCACTGATCGGGTTATTGCTGCCAACCCTATCCGTATTCAGTCCGCCCATTTTGGCACGAACGATTAATGCCTGCTCTATTCAAGATACGACACCTTCTGCTCCAGCAAAAAAAATATCCGTCTTATTGGTCATCATTGACAAAGACATCACGACAGTGGAAATGGAAGCATTGGAGAAAATAGAGCTACCCCTCAATAAAAAAATAGTGTTTACAGTGGATGCAAAAGGAAAGCTCAAAGGTTTTGACTTAAACTCAGGAGCTGGGGGGTGTGGAATTACAGTAGATGAACAAGAACTGTACCCTTTGGTGATTCACGGGGTTGAAGGAGGGTGTGGCACTCGAAGTTTTGACCTGGCGCAACTTGAAAAAATCCACGCTGGCTTAATCCCGGAGAATACCCAAGTCATCTTGGGTGGTATTCCCCAGGATCCCCAAGGGTTTGACGCCTACAAAGCCAAAATGTTAGGCATCCAATACGATGAGCACAAAAAAAGAGTGGCAGAATTGGAGGCCAAAAACTGGGAAGAAGTAACTGAAGATGCCCATGATACCTTCAGTGCTCCGGTTTCTGATGCTGGCATACAAAACATTACGACCCGTATGGAACGTTGCCTCAATGCAAATAAAGAACTAATGGTGGTCATCAACAATGGCAAACCTCAATCCAGTATCCCCGCCTTAAAAGAACTGAACATTAAGCGGATGGAAACCCACCGCAAAAGCAAATTCTACTACCTGCAAGGCACTACTCAAATTGTACGATCCGAATGGCTTGGCCTAAGGGTAGAAATATTTACTGAGTAAAAATTCAGGGTTGGGGCTTTTTACCTCAACCCTCCTCTTTAGGTATAATCCCCTTGCCGATTTTCCGCAGTAACTTCATCCGTAGGCCTAGCGGCAATGCATTGTTCAACACAATCATGAGCTGGTTCATCACCCCTGGAATGATGATGCGTTTGCCATTGAACAGGCCATTGATGGCAATTGGAGCCACTTGATGTGGATACATCACCACCAGTTTGGCCTTGCGGCCACTGCGCTGAATGCGTTTCAGACCGTCCTCGTTGGTCACCACCGGGCCGGGGCACAAAGCGCTGACGCTGACGCCTGTTTCGGCCAATTCTTCGCGCAGCGAAAGAGAAAAAGCCGTCACAAAGTGTTTGGTGGCCGTATATGCCGCCTTGAAAGGCATGGGCATGAGGCCTTCCATACTGCTGGAGTTGAGGATGTATGCTTTGTCCAGTTGTTTTAAATGCGGCAAAAAATGGTAGGTCAACTCAAACATCACCTGGTTGTTAAGCCGCAACATCTTTTGGTATACCCCTATCGGCACCTTGTCCATGATGTCGCCCAGTCCAAATCCGGCATTGTTGATCAACATGTCAACATTGTATCCATTGTCCTGGCTCCAGGTGTACACTTGTAGTGGCGCATCAACGGCAGTGAGGTCGATACCAAACGGATGGGCCTCTACCCCGTATTTTTGCGCAATTTCGCTGGCCGCAAGATGCAACTCCGGGCCATCCAATGCGACCATCAATACATTTCGGCCCCTTTGGGCACATTCTTCCGCCAACGCACGACCAATGCCCATGCTGGCTCCGGTAATGAGTGTGTACTGTTTTTTCATAACAACGTAGCGTATTATTTCTTACGCGCGAATAAACGCTTAACTAACGGTTTTTCAATCCACGCAATGGCCGCAAAGTAAGCCAAAAGCACTACAAAGTTGATGCTCAAAATCACCGGAAGTGATCCTTTTGCCCAATACCGTACCCCTTCACTAAACAGGTACGCCAGTACCGCCAGCACCAGATACAGGACCATCCGCCCCAGGGGATACTTGATGGGGTAATATTTTTGCCCAGCCCAATAACTGGCCATGGTCATAAAAAGGTAACAAACCAGCGAGGTCCAGGCCGGTGCATAATAGCCAAAACCTTGTTTGATGAGCACGACGTTCAGCACAATCGTGATCAGGGAACCACCCAATGCAATCCAGCCCCCCACGGCGGTGCGATCGACCAATTTGTACCAAATGGAAAAAGTGGTGAACAAGCCCAAAAACAAGTTGGCCAGCAAAAGGATAGGAACCGTGTCCAAACCTTCCCGGAAATCTTGCCCCAAAAATAACCCCACCCAATCAAGGTTCAGCATGATGCCCAAAAAAGCTACACAGCTCACGAGGGTAAACGCCTGAGCGACCTGACCGTACACCCGCTCCGAACCTTTTTCATTGGCATTGCGGAAGAAAAAAGGTTCCGCAGCGTAGTTAAAGGCCTGCGTGAAAAGGTTCATCATCACCGGGATTTTAACAGCGGCGGAATAAACGCCCACATTTTCCAGGTTATTATTCAAATCACCGGCACCTAAAAATTTCAGCAATGGCGCACCAATAAGCTGATTGATCACCCCGGCTACTCCGGCAATGATCAAGGGGAAGGAATAACGCAACATTTGGCGCAGCAAAGCCCAATCGATCTGCAATTTCATCCGCAGATAACTGGGAATAACCTGCAAAAAATTCACGGCACTGCCGACCACGTTGGCCAAAAATACATCCCCCACCATATTGTCCTTAAAATGCAGGTATTGCAACCATTGCCAGGCGGCTTTTTGCTCCAGTATTGGGCAAAAATGGAGGTAAAAAAAGACCAGTAGGACATTGATCACCACATTGGTCAATTTGATCCCCATGAACCGCAAGGGGCGATTCGCAAAACGCAGACGGGCAAAGGGAATGGCCGTAAGGGTGTCCAAAGCCAAAATCAAAATCAGGGCAACGATGAACTCGGGGTGCGCTGGATACTGTTGAAGATCGGCAATGGGCTGCGCCAAAAAAAGCGCAATACCCGTAAAAACTAGGGTAGACAACAACAAAAACAAAGCCGATGTAGAAAAAACCCGCTCAGCGTCTTCCTGCTTTTGGGCGTAGCGGAAATAAGCCGTTTCCATGCGGTAGGTCAACAAAACATTGAACAGCGCAACGTAGGCGTACAAATCACTAAAAATACCGTAGTCCGCTTTGCTGAGTATCCGCGTCAAAAAAGGAGTCAGCATGACAAAATTGAGCAAGCGCGGCAAAATGCTGCTCATCCCGTAAATGGCGGTTTCTCCGGCTAGTTTTTTTAGTAAAGACATGAAGCTATCAGCTATCAGCGATCAGCGATCAGCTTTGGGCAATTGGCAGAGAATAGCTGATTGCTCATAGCTGATTGCTGACAGCTGGTTATCAGTTTTCCCAATTCTTTTTCTCCTGCTCAATATGGTGCAAGACCACCCTTACCCCGTATTTTTCCTTCAGGTGTTTGGCAAGGGTATCGGCGGCATAAACCGAGCGGTGTTGGCCTCCGGTACAACCAAAGTTGACCGTTAGGCTAGTGAAACTCCGCTCGATGTAGTCCTCCACCGCAGCGTCTACAATCCGGCATACGTTGTGCAGATACTCGTCCATGGTGCTGTGCTGCTTCAAAAAATTGATGACCGATTCATCCCGACCGGTTAGTTTTTTGTAGGGCTCATATCGTCCGGGGTTATGGATAAAGCGACAATCAAAAACAAATCCACCACCATTGCCACTATTGTCATCAGGTACGCCTCCAGCGTGGTAAGAAAAACTGTTGATGCCCACCGTCAGCAAACTGGTGCTGCTTTTGATTTTATTAAAAGGTTCAAACTTTTTGGAGTCGAGGATGCGCTGCAAAACTTCCCGTAAGTGGGGCAACTCAATGGGCAATTGCCAGTTTTCCAACAAGCCCTTGATGTTGCGCAAACTGTGGGGGATACTTTTCAAGAAGTGTTCTTTGCGCTCAAACAAGCCTCTGAAACCATAGGCACCCAACACCTGGATGTTGCGAATCAGCACATAACCGTTGTAATGCTCCACAAAAGTATCCGGGTTGATGGGCGTAAGTTCACCGGCAACTTTGATGTAGTGATGCAGGATTTCCTGGCGGATGTCCGCAGGAATATTGGCTTTGGCCTGATACAACAGCGAGGCCAAATCGTATTGTAATGCCCCACGCCTTCCACCTTGGTAATCGATAAAATAAGGCTCTCCACTCTTGATCATGATGTTCCGCGACTGAAAATCGCGGAACATAAAGTACTTGTCGTCGGCAGTGAGCAGGTAATCGGCCAGGGTGTGAAAGTCTTTTTCCAAAGACTGCTCGTCAAAGCGCACTTTGGTGAGCATCAAAAAATGGTACTTGAAATAATTCAAATCCCAAAACATCGACTCTTTGTCAAAAGCCGGCTTGGGGTAACTGTGGCTATAATCCAACGCTTTGCCCCCGATGATTTGCAGCCGCGCCAATTGCTCCACCACCCGCTTGTATATTTGAGCCAGGTAGTCGGGGAAATAATCGTCGCTTTGAATCAAAAAGCTATACAAGGTAGTAGACCCCAAATCCTCTTGTAAATACACCTTGGCACTCAGGTCTTCAGTAAAAATTTCCGGTACAGGCAATGCCTTACTGTGAAAATGTCGGCTGAACTCTAAAAAAGCCCTGCTTTCTTTGTCATTCGGACTATAGGTACCGATTGCCGCGCGTTCACTTCCTTGCAAGCGGTAATAAATGCGTTCGGAACCAGAAGGAGCCAAGGGTAAAATAAGTCTGGGGCTTTCGCCAGCCCATTGTTCGTAGAGATCAGCCAGTGCGGCTTCAATTTTCTGCGGAGTCATGCCAGTGCGTTTCTCAATTTTATCATTAGACCACTATTCAAGCAGTCTACTTAAATTTAAATAATTTTTTAATGCTTCGCCAATTCCAACGTCGGCGTGGTTCTTTGTCGAAGTATTCGCTGCCATAGCCATAGCCGTAGCCATACCCATAGGAAGAATTATACCCGTAACCATACCCATAGCCATAGCCCGCTCTGGTTTTAAGGCCATTGAGTACTACGCCCACTTGTGGTAGTTTTTGGTTGCTGTAGATGTCTTGAATCATGCGCAAGAATGGGGTGCGGCTCATCCCAAAACGGGTCACAATGATCGTTTGATCAATGTGTTGATTGAGCAACAAGGCATCTGTAACCAAACCGATGGGTGCAGTATCTACAATGATGTATTGGTAGCGCTTGCGCAGCTCGGTGAACAAATCTCGGGTTGCATCACTCATCAGCAACTCCGCAGGGTTGGGTGGAATGGGTCCACAATCCAGGTAATCCACCAGCGGATGATCGGGCAATGGTTGGATCAACTCGTCCAGTGAGGCCTGGCCTACGAGGAAATTGGTTACCCCGCGTTCGGCCTGCTTCCCGGTAAGATAACGGCTAAGTTTGGGCTTGCGAATGTCCAAGCCCAGGAGCAAGGTTTTTTGGCCTGACAGTGAAATGCTGATGCCCAGGTTGATGGTAATGAAACTTTTGCCCTCTCCACTCACGCTGGAACTCACCAAAATGACCTTTTTATTTTCTCCTTTGGCCAGGTATTGCAGATTGGTGCGCAACATCCGAAACATTTCAGCAATAGCCGAACGACTGCTGCGGTTGACCACAATGGATTTTCCGCCCAGGGATTGCATAATTCCCCCCAAAAACGGCGCGTTGGTATGTCGTCGGATATCCGTTTCATCGTACACCCGATTGTTGAAATAATCGAAAAGAAATGCAATGATACCCGGGATCAGAAATCCCATAAACAGGTACAAAGTAAAGGTGCGGCGACGATCTGGCGAGACCAGTGCCTGTCCTACGGGTGGATTTAGAATACGGGTATTGGATACCTGTGCTGCCACACTTAGTGCGGTTTCCTCGCGTTTTTGCAACAAGAATAAAAAGAGCTGTTCCTTGATTTGTTGTTGCCGCAAAATTTGCAACAACTCCCTTTCGTAGGTAGGAATGGCGTCAATTTTGCGGTTTATAGGGGCCAATCGCTGCGCTACCCGGCTGCGGCGTTCATTGATTTCGCGGCGGATAACCACAAAGTTATCCATCATGGGTGCGCGTAATTCCTCCAGTTTTTTATCCAAAGATTTCACCGCAGGATTGGAAGGACTGGCCGTTACAACCAGTTCATTGCGCTCCCTGACCAGTTCATTGTGCAATTTGATGGTTTCGGAGGCAGCGCTGCTGGCCAACAGTTCGGAACTAAGTGGCAGTGCGCGATAACGGCCGTTGGGGTCATTGAGCTGTTTTTCAATGGCATTGAGCATGCTCAGGCGCAGATCCAACTCCATCAGTTGTTCATCAGCAGTAGAAACTTTATTCAAATATTCAGTGGCCTTGCTTTCAATGGCTACGGGTAAATCCCGGCTGCGCTTGTATCCTTCTACATCGCGCTCCACATCGTAAAGTTCTTTGGTGATGAAGCCTAGTCGTTCGTCAATGAATTCCAGGGTTTTGCGGCCTGATTCGTTTTTGATTTCAATTTGGCTGTGGTCAAACTCGGACACCAGGGTATAGAATACTTCGATGCACTTCTCTGCTACTGGATCCCGCATGCTCAGGTTGAGTACATTGGCACCGGGTACTGGCTGAATAACGAGTTTGCCAGCATATTCGGCAGCCGTTCCCTCAGGATAATTGAGGCGAATTAAAAATTCTGTTCCAGGAACTGCTTCTGCCCTTCGGCTTAAGGTATATTGAATTTGATTTTGTACAAAGGGCGTGTCGTAATGACAAGTCAGGGTATCATTTTCTCCCTTGACCAATATGAAATCGTAATTATTGAGGGTTCTTACCCGTAAAGAAGTACCATAAGCAAGTGCCTGTGGCTCAGCAGATGTCAGGATCAATGGACAGTTGGGGCTGTACATTTCGCTGGTTTTTACCCGGCCAACTGTGTAATAGGTAATGTTCAAGTCGAGCGAATCAACAACCCGACGCATCAGTGTAGTAGATTTGAGCACCTGAATTTGGTCATCAACATTGGATTCTTGTTCGAGTCCCAACTTTTCTGTAATGATTTCTTCAGAGATGCTGCTTTTGGCATTGTCTTCGAGTAGTATACTGCCCCCTACTTGATAGATGTTGGTCGCATACCGCAATTTGAGCCAGGCAATACCGTACCCAATCATCAGCCCCAGCAGTAACCAGTACCAATTGCGCAAAAAGAGGAAGAAAAAGTATTTGAGATCCAACTCCTTATTGCCACTAAGAGACGGGGACGCTCCTGAGTTATTATAGGGTGTAGATTGTGAGTTATCCATCGCTCAAAAATACAAAAGGTTTAATAATTTCTGATCAGTATTTGCGGACAGTGCAGGTAGGATGTGCTGTTTAACCAGCATCATGGCTCGGCCAATGGCCTGATCCATATCGTAGTAGCAGTATTCTCCCAGTCGGCCACAGATCAATACATTGGGAAGTTGTTGGGCCCGTTTGCGGTAACGCTGGTACAATCTGTGGTTTGAAGCATCCGGAAATGGATATTCGTATTGATCAAACAACTGCGGACTGAAAGGGGTTTCGCGGGTAATCAAAGTTCCACAAATCTGGCGCTGTGCACTTTCCGGCATCATGTGTTTCCATTCCAGGGTACGGATGTGTGCTCCGGCAGACAGGCTCGGATTGTTGACTTGCCCACAGGGTTGACACCAGTCTACATCGGGCAAATAAACATGTTCGCGCTGTTGACCTCGGTAATGCAGCCGGCCCAGGTCAAATCCAAAGTAAGCATCAATGGGGCCTGTAAATACCGTATACGCTGCCGGGCCAATTTCCCTCCCGGTAACAAGATAGTCCACGCCTACATGTACCTCAATGCCTTCCAGCATTTTGTGCATCCACGCGGTGTATCCCGCTGCAGGAATCCCCTGCCAACGGTGCCGCGGGGACAATCTGGGATCGTTATCCTGGTGAACGTCAAATCGCCTGGC includes these proteins:
- a CDS encoding BlaI/MecI/CopY family transcriptional regulator, with protein sequence MKRLTRKEEELMQALWKLERAFVKDVIELLPEPKPHYNTVSTVIRKLVSQGYLGHEDFGGTHRYFPKISKEGYQRQFLGDSMAAYFDNSYKNMVAFFAREKKITPEELKDILKSIENGGE
- a CDS encoding M56 family metallopeptidase, which codes for MPVQLSTYLLESALLLLCCVTGYWLLFRRSTFLHWNRMVLWCLLMGSVVLPLIHLPEDWTVWQKPQLTLKPTQMEPLLAVDARQPEAMHSTTPAHAEAVTMPVSTPIDYARVLFFVYLSGVIMMGLRLLVQVLSLLKLYRKARIEKRDGYRLAICQGGLSPFAFGSVIFIPESLYATPEFELVLTHELAHVRQRHTLDLLLAELTLIWQWFNPGAWLYRRLLEVNLEYLADRNVLQQHADKKRYQLSLLSWVNGEHVNTLSTSYSFSLIKQRILMMNQKPSPRTYALRYALIGILLPSLPMFNRPITPPESIVTNKDYSLNTIEATRFSQKQTLRVNKPQLDPTKAAQPPVPSPNKIRPAVLPTSSLSNVRLPFYILIGNNTTEKDLEKLKKVPILEGHRIEYEKENGVIHTIRIVTNTGSCGIQRAEWTGELPGMLEISGKGGCGAGPSVQDFNFLLSANWDSIRVYATGFKVTKRYISKIIPKAVALQENAIKNRLKALENMNWVDEREHGSTQIIKFDEPNKQYLRNQVQKCITENKQLVIRINDGEPQTNLPVLEELKLKQILIREKHQYSYEPGTLNLINVKWIGLKLDIYTE
- a CDS encoding SDR family NAD(P)-dependent oxidoreductase translates to MKKQYTLITGASMGIGRALAEECAQRGRNVLMVALDGPELHLAASEIAQKYGVEAHPFGIDLTAVDAPLQVYTWSQDNGYNVDMLINNAGFGLGDIMDKVPIGVYQKMLRLNNQVMFELTYHFLPHLKQLDKAYILNSSSMEGLMPMPFKAAYTATKHFVTAFSLSLREELAETGVSVSALCPGPVVTNEDGLKRIQRSGRKAKLVVMYPHQVAPIAINGLFNGKRIIIPGVMNQLMIVLNNALPLGLRMKLLRKIGKGIIPKEEG
- a CDS encoding oligosaccharide flippase family protein, which encodes MSLLKKLAGETAIYGMSSILPRLLNFVMLTPFLTRILSKADYGIFSDLYAYVALFNVLLTYRMETAYFRYAQKQEDAERVFSTSALFLLLSTLVFTGIALFLAQPIADLQQYPAHPEFIVALILILALDTLTAIPFARLRFANRPLRFMGIKLTNVVINVLLVFFYLHFCPILEQKAAWQWLQYLHFKDNMVGDVFLANVVGSAVNFLQVIPSYLRMKLQIDWALLRQMLRYSFPLIIAGVAGVINQLIGAPLLKFLGAGDLNNNLENVGVYSAAVKIPVMMNLFTQAFNYAAEPFFFRNANEKGSERVYGQVAQAFTLVSCVAFLGIMLNLDWVGLFLGQDFREGLDTVPILLLANLFLGLFTTFSIWYKLVDRTAVGGWIALGGSLITIVLNVVLIKQGFGYYAPAWTSLVCYLFMTMASYWAGQKYYPIKYPLGRMVLYLVLAVLAYLFSEGVRYWAKGSLPVILSINFVVLLAYFAAIAWIEKPLVKRLFARKK
- a CDS encoding phosphotransferase — its product is MTPQKIEAALADLYEQWAGESPRLILPLAPSGSERIYYRLQGSERAAIGTYSPNDKESRAFLEFSRHFHSKALPVPEIFTEDLSAKVYLQEDLGSTTLYSFLIQSDDYFPDYLAQIYKRVVEQLARLQIIGGKALDYSHSYPKPAFDKESMFWDLNYFKYHFLMLTKVRFDEQSLEKDFHTLADYLLTADDKYFMFRDFQSRNIMIKSGEPYFIDYQGGRRGALQYDLASLLYQAKANIPADIRQEILHHYIKVAGELTPINPDTFVEHYNGYVLIRNIQVLGAYGFRGLFERKEHFLKSIPHSLRNIKGLLENWQLPIELPHLREVLQRILDSKKFEPFNKIKSSTSLLTVGINSFSYHAGGVPDDNSGNGGGFVFDCRFIHNPGRYEPYKKLTGRDESVINFLKQHSTMDEYLHNVCRIVDAAVEDYIERSFTSLTVNFGCTGGQHRSVYAADTLAKHLKEKYGVRVVLHHIEQEKKNWEN
- a CDS encoding GumC family protein — translated: MDNSQSTPYNNSGASPSLSGNKELDLKYFFFLFLRNWYWLLLGLMIGYGIAWLKLRYATNIYQVGGSILLEDNAKSSISEEIITEKLGLEQESNVDDQIQVLKSTTLMRRVVDSLDLNITYYTVGRVKTSEMYSPNCPLILTSAEPQALAYGTSLRVRTLNNYDFILVKGENDTLTCHYDTPFVQNQIQYTLSRRAEAVPGTEFLIRLNYPEGTAAEYAGKLVIQPVPGANVLNLSMRDPVAEKCIEVFYTLVSEFDHSQIEIKNESGRKTLEFIDERLGFITKELYDVERDVEGYKRSRDLPVAIESKATEYLNKVSTADEQLMELDLRLSMLNAIEKQLNDPNGRYRALPLSSELLASSAASETIKLHNELVRERNELVVTASPSNPAVKSLDKKLEELRAPMMDNFVVIRREINERRSRVAQRLAPINRKIDAIPTYERELLQILRQQQIKEQLFLFLLQKREETALSVAAQVSNTRILNPPVGQALVSPDRRRTFTLYLFMGFLIPGIIAFLFDYFNNRVYDETDIRRHTNAPFLGGIMQSLGGKSIVVNRSSRSAIAEMFRMLRTNLQYLAKGENKKVILVSSSVSGEGKSFITINLGISISLSGQKTLLLGLDIRKPKLSRYLTGKQAERGVTNFLVGQASLDELIQPLPDHPLVDYLDCGPIPPNPAELLMSDATRDLFTELRKRYQYIIVDTAPIGLVTDALLLNQHIDQTIIVTRFGMSRTPFLRMIQDIYSNQKLPQVGVVLNGLKTRAGYGYGYGYGYNSSYGYGYGYGYGSEYFDKEPRRRWNWRSIKKLFKFK
- a CDS encoding UDP-galactopyranose mutase → MQPIHIVGSGLTGATIARLLCDCGYPVKVFERREHIGGNVHDTVHASGIRVHTYGPHYFRTNSPQIWEYVQRFGHFFPYEAVVKSWVDEQYENWPISAEYLQRLGLGAWLEQPVGIAKSPAVNFEAAALRMMPATVYEKFVKPYTAKQWGVPPDQLAANLARRFDVHQDNDPRLSPRHRWQGIPAAGYTAWMHKMLEGIEVHVGVDYLVTGREIGPAAYTVFTGPIDAYFGFDLGRLHYRGQQREHVYLPDVDWCQPCGQVNNPSLSAGAHIRTLEWKHMMPESAQRQICGTLITRETPFSPQLFDQYEYPFPDASNHRLYQRYRKRAQQLPNVLICGRLGEYCYYDMDQAIGRAMMLVKQHILPALSANTDQKLLNLLYF